A window of Metabacillus sp. B2-18 contains these coding sequences:
- a CDS encoding SDR family NAD(P)-dependent oxidoreductase, which produces MEETRKVAIVTGGASGIGKAICYELVAQQVFVIICDIDDEKGSALEQEINQNVIHSRFIHLNVTDHKDVEAIITGTYEEFGRLDYLFNNAGIAMYGELYDMSMEEWQDIVNVNLWGVIHGTQVGYKIMKEQGFGHIVNTASAAGLGPSPISAAYSTTKHAVVGLTTSLHYEAEEFGVKISTLCPAFVDTPIFDSAKAINIDKSIIRQQVSKQKMMTPEQLAKITLKSIHKNTPIICPMPMRKTMDIVFTIFPKLHKQLMRMVCKVSRNARVS; this is translated from the coding sequence ATGGAAGAAACGAGGAAAGTTGCCATCGTAACAGGTGGGGCATCTGGTATTGGAAAAGCCATTTGCTATGAACTTGTAGCTCAGCAAGTTTTCGTCATCATTTGTGATATTGATGATGAGAAGGGTAGTGCGCTTGAACAAGAAATCAATCAAAACGTCATTCATTCAAGATTTATCCATTTAAATGTAACCGATCACAAAGATGTTGAAGCGATTATAACGGGAACATACGAAGAATTCGGTAGACTAGATTACTTATTTAACAATGCAGGCATCGCCATGTACGGTGAACTATATGATATGTCAATGGAAGAGTGGCAGGATATCGTGAACGTCAATTTATGGGGAGTTATTCACGGAACTCAAGTTGGCTACAAAATCATGAAAGAGCAAGGCTTTGGCCATATCGTTAATACAGCCTCAGCTGCAGGTCTTGGTCCCTCCCCTATCTCAGCTGCCTATTCAACAACTAAACACGCTGTTGTTGGATTAACTACCTCCCTTCATTATGAAGCAGAAGAATTTGGAGTTAAGATAAGCACTTTATGTCCAGCCTTTGTTGACACCCCTATATTCGATTCAGCAAAAGCAATCAATATCGATAAATCAATCATCAGACAGCAAGTTAGCAAACAAAAAATGATGACCCCAGAACAACTAGCGAAAATTACGCTAAAAAGCATTCATAAAAATACCCCGATTATTTGCCCAATGCCGATGAGAAAGACAATGGATATTGTTTTTACGATCTTCCCTAAGTTACACAAACAATTGATGAGAATGGTATGCAAAGTAAGCAGAAATGCCCGAGTCAGCTAA